The Plasmodium knowlesi strain H genome assembly, chromosome: 10 genomic sequence CGAAGCTTTTCATggaaaacgaagaaaaagttccagtaaaaaagaaaatatgggGATGGATTAAGGCAGATGtttcaaaaataattttttcagtaaaatttacaaaagtaactgaaaaaagggggggggtcaTGTGTGCACGTATACATGGGcctgtatacatatgcacctACACATGACACACATATTCTTTTTGCGTGCGCGTATGGACATTAAATTGCGAAATTgtgaatttatattttaaatggACACTTTGTTGGataggaaaatatttttttcgagcgctattttttacatttaacgCTTCTTAAATtgtatttttcaaaatgagtAAACGGTGAAtggtctattttttttgtcaaaattGCGAGTAAATTTATGTCGATTTTTCGGATAtattgcaaaattttttccttgtggaTCGCACTCGTTCCCGTTTGCTCGCAtgatcttccatttttttttttttttttttttttttttttgtctaaattttgcaaataaatCGGGGTTTCCTcacttttgttccttttctagTGGCTAAAAATTTGTCAATTATTTTTGCGAGAGTTGGAAAgttttgttaatttcttGTACAGCACCGTAGTTGCAGAAAtgttgtaaataaaaatattctgtCTATGGCATCGTTTATTTAATGGTTGCAACAATTCCCTCTTGGCATTTAAGAAAATTGCACTTTTATTTGCGTTTGTGTTTGCATTCGTGTTTCCGTTTGCGTTCACGTGCGTATGCACCTATGTACAAACAACTCAAGTGATGAAAGAAATTAACAATTTTCTACAATTCtttacacatttaattgCACATGTTTCGTAACTGCAATCAGttaaaaattgaataacGTGTGTTATGCATATCAAGTgcaaagagaaaattgtttttgtttaattAATGCGCAAAGTAGACAcgattttctgttttttttgcttctattgttttaatttgttttataGCTTTTAACTtgttcgcaaaaaaaaaattgtcaaattGTTTTAAACACttgatattttttgcaacaatgggaaaagaaaaaaaataaataaaattaaaaagaaagaaaaaaaaaaataatgaaatgaaattaaCCAATGTGTACGTTCGTAAATATGTAAATTTGAATGTTCGTACGCAAAACGAAGTGAACGAAGTCTGTGACCTGTGCTTTTAGCCAATTATGGACATTTTCGGTTAGCTGTTTTCCGTTTCTCTTCGTTTTCTACGACTTTTTTTGCGGACACCAAGTTTTGATgtgaatattttaatttttaatgaagTAAATTTTACACTTTTCGCTGCGTAcaggtgtacatatacatgtaagtATGCATCTACGTGTGCAGTTGAGTGTaagcatacacacatatacgaTACACACCCCTAGTATATTCATTCGCGAGAACGCGTGTGTTAGTGCCAACGTAGTATCCGCACTACGAGCGTTCAACCATTTTGCCGCTTggtgaaaaaaggggaaacgtATACCTTTTCTAGGCCCTTCCGTgcccccccacccccccaaaaaaaaatagaaaaagaagtcATTCACAGAATTGATAGTAACACTTATCCCACAGATAAAAGACAAGATGAAAGTGATAATTCTAATTTCCTTCCTGGTGAtgctttttttcaataatgGTGTGGATGGATATAATTGCACAAAAGAATTGTACAACATGAATTTAAGGGATCTTTCAATTACGTCAGTTGTTTTGGATCATAGAACTTCACGTAAAGAATTAGGAGCAtgggttcattttttcttcagtcATTTCCCTACCCCTGCTGATGCAATAAAATATGTAGaagatataaatatatacgctCTAGATAATGAAGATCAGTCATGCTTTGTGCGAGCTTTCACTATATATTTAATTCAAAACTATGCTAAGGATATAAAATCTATGTCAAATACAGATAATTATGAaacctttttcaaaaatttattaaaagaTGTGCACGCAGATATAAGTAATGATTTTCTTTCCATATTCTCAAGTCCAACGCTTTTGGGGTATATTGATAACTTAGTACTTAAGGAACAGGATGTTAATAATTTGAAGAAtgatgtaaatatttttagaaaaacTATTTCGAAAGCTGATAGGAAAACACATGCTACTTACACCAGTAATCCTATTTTATCTTTCTCTCAATATGATATCAGGAGATTCAGAAGTGCTTATTTAGTAAAGGAAGACCCTTCTATTAATATGTCGGAAGTATATGCAGCACGAGATATAAACTTTTTGGCTTTTCTTGGTGTTTCCGATATGTACTACAATTCTGATATAACACAGCCTGCAAGAGGTACTTCCATAGTTattaacaaaagaaaaaggttagGATTAAAGAAACGTAGTACTTCA encodes the following:
- a CDS encoding rhoptry-associated protein 2, putative — encoded protein: MKVIILISFLVMLFFNNGVDGYNCTKELYNMNLRDLSITSVVLDHRTSRKELGAWVHFFFSHFPTPADAIKYVEDINIYALDNEDQSCFVRAFTIYLIQNYAKDIKSMSNTDNYETFFKNLLKDVHADISNDFLSIFSSPTLLGYIDNLVLKEQDVNNLKNDVNIFRKTISKADRKTHATYTSNPILSFSQYDIRRFRSAYLVKEDPSINMSEVYAARDINFLAFLGVSDMYYNSDITQPARGTSIVINKRKRLGLKKRSTSLVLLGPHNHNPTFGFCEKDGNEDYFGYVDDLLPSFFSVIKTKMIYGHKRFLREFDYSLIHKTYKMPNLKGFRFLKSLFRRKNLENFVDMYSGLMSTELDFLAEDFAELFDITMNCNMRDHFDRAIVNYHMIKEKGMES